The following proteins are co-located in the Roseiconus lacunae genome:
- a CDS encoding response regulator transcription factor — MMSLKTLVVDDHEAARVGLTQLMEGTSVSIAKTVEDGESALRCINEEEFDVVLIDVQMKKMDGLSLLEEIRGDHPDLPVVLFSAYDYSVYMARAVANGAQDYVLKTDELEVIERVIQHVSTNRTSCPGGRLDSLRSKLCGSDGAGKAHEDFPLTGRESQVLRHIAFGLSNREIAKSLAISVETVKEHVQNILRKTGASDRTDVAVRAVRKGLV, encoded by the coding sequence ATGATGTCTCTGAAAACGCTGGTCGTCGACGACCATGAAGCCGCCCGAGTCGGCTTGACGCAACTAATGGAAGGGACTTCGGTCTCGATCGCCAAGACGGTGGAAGACGGCGAGTCTGCTCTTCGCTGTATCAACGAAGAAGAATTTGATGTTGTCTTGATTGACGTTCAAATGAAAAAGATGGATGGTCTCTCGTTGCTTGAAGAGATTCGCGGCGATCATCCCGATCTACCCGTCGTTCTTTTCAGCGCGTATGACTACTCCGTTTATATGGCACGGGCGGTGGCAAACGGTGCCCAGGACTACGTCTTAAAAACCGATGAGTTGGAAGTCATCGAACGTGTGATTCAACACGTGTCGACGAATCGAACGAGTTGTCCCGGAGGTCGTTTGGATAGCTTGCGTTCGAAACTTTGTGGCAGTGACGGGGCTGGTAAGGCACACGAGGACTTCCCTTTAACCGGTCGTGAGTCGCAGGTTTTGCGGCATATCGCATTTGGGTTGAGTAATCGCGAGATCGCAAAGTCACTCGCAATCAGTGTAGAAACCGTCAAAGAGCACGTGCAAAATATTCTCCGCAAGACCGGGGCGAGTGACCGAACAGATGTTGCCGTTCGCGCGGTTCGCAAAGGCTTGGTCTAA
- a CDS encoding sigma-54-dependent transcriptional regulator, giving the protein MTPSNMTQSASILLVDDDWHLVQSMADWLRQLGHSVDVADCVDGAKASLQQRRYDLMITDLRLREEDGFVLIGHARNHHPETTVLVMTGYGTPDTALEAIKAGAFDLLTKPLIDDELNLAISRAVSQRDIERENEQLRERLDRRTGLEGIISHDYRMMKIFDVIDSVADARASILITGENGTGKSMIARAIHERSSRRGKPFVEVACGALPDNLLESELFGHVRGAFTGAATDKVGKFQLADQGTLFLDEIGTATAAMQVKLLRVLQEFQFEQLGGTKTQSVDTRVILATNEDLSKAVSEGSFRQDLYYRINVVNIVLPSLRERVGDIPLLVDYFLREAAETCGREVDAFTPDAMAQMQSYQWPGNVRQLQNVVERAVLLSRGNQLTLEDLPPEVLGKIADPMSPSMNESPMAPPNLSVTPVDLQNKSLREALEGPEREIILHSLRRNNWNRAATAESLDINRTTLYKKMKRLGLDDPRLQFAQ; this is encoded by the coding sequence ATGACACCGAGCAACATGACTCAATCGGCCTCCATCCTGCTTGTAGACGACGACTGGCACTTAGTTCAGTCGATGGCAGATTGGCTGCGTCAACTCGGTCACAGTGTCGATGTCGCCGATTGTGTAGACGGCGCGAAAGCATCGCTGCAACAACGCCGCTACGATCTGATGATCACTGACCTTCGGCTTCGTGAAGAAGATGGGTTTGTCCTCATCGGGCATGCGCGGAATCATCATCCCGAAACCACCGTCTTGGTCATGACCGGTTATGGGACGCCAGACACGGCACTCGAAGCGATCAAGGCTGGCGCGTTTGACTTGTTGACCAAACCGCTGATCGACGACGAACTTAACCTCGCCATCAGTCGTGCCGTTTCTCAGCGCGACATCGAACGCGAGAATGAACAACTCCGCGAACGACTTGATCGCCGTACGGGACTCGAAGGAATCATCAGCCATGACTATCGGATGATGAAGATTTTCGACGTGATCGATAGCGTCGCCGACGCGAGAGCATCGATCTTGATCACCGGCGAAAACGGAACCGGAAAAAGTATGATCGCGCGGGCGATCCATGAACGTAGCTCACGCCGTGGTAAACCATTCGTCGAAGTCGCGTGCGGTGCATTACCCGACAACCTGCTCGAAAGCGAATTGTTCGGCCATGTCAGAGGAGCCTTCACCGGGGCCGCGACGGACAAGGTTGGAAAGTTTCAGCTTGCCGATCAAGGCACATTGTTTCTCGACGAAATCGGGACCGCCACGGCAGCGATGCAAGTCAAACTGCTGCGGGTCCTACAAGAATTCCAATTCGAACAACTCGGCGGTACCAAAACACAATCGGTCGACACCCGAGTCATCTTGGCGACCAACGAAGACCTCTCCAAAGCGGTTTCGGAAGGCTCATTCCGCCAAGATTTGTACTATCGAATCAATGTCGTCAACATTGTCCTGCCGTCACTCCGCGAACGCGTCGGCGATATCCCGTTGCTGGTCGATTACTTCTTACGCGAAGCCGCTGAAACCTGCGGACGCGAAGTCGATGCGTTCACTCCCGATGCGATGGCTCAAATGCAATCGTATCAGTGGCCCGGAAACGTTCGCCAATTGCAAAACGTCGTCGAACGCGCGGTGCTGCTTTCTCGAGGAAACCAACTGACATTGGAGGACTTGCCACCGGAGGTATTAGGCAAGATCGCGGATCCGATGTCACCATCGATGAACGAGTCCCCGATGGCCCCCCCCAACCTTTCTGTGACGCCCGTCGACCTGCAAAACAAGAGCTTGCGTGAGGCGCTCGAAGGGCCGGAACGCGAAATCATTTTGCATAGCTTGCGGCGGAACAACTGGAATCGAGCCGCGACGGCTGAGTCGCTCGATATCAACCGAACGACGCTCTACAAGAAGATGAAGCGTCTCGGTTTAGATGACCCGCGATTGCAATTTGCTCAGTAG
- a CDS encoding HupE/UreJ family protein codes for MACVFLGGPAMAHPHHSMSNPGGFAAGFAHPWLGIDHLLAMVAVGVLAVRIGGSALWGVPVTFLAFLAVGGVIGLEGFETRLIEAGIALSVIVLGVALASGKKYPLGVTLVGVAAMALFHGHVHGAELPAMAAPGTYAVGLLVATALLHLLGVAAGMYLTGSVKRTAALRFSGAVIAIAGAAFLFQA; via the coding sequence ATGGCGTGCGTTTTTCTGGGTGGGCCGGCAATGGCGCACCCACATCATTCGATGTCAAATCCAGGTGGTTTTGCTGCAGGATTCGCGCATCCCTGGCTTGGCATTGATCATTTACTGGCCATGGTCGCGGTCGGAGTGTTGGCGGTTCGAATCGGTGGAAGTGCTCTGTGGGGAGTTCCAGTCACGTTCCTGGCGTTCCTCGCCGTTGGGGGAGTCATTGGCCTGGAAGGCTTCGAAACACGATTGATCGAGGCTGGTATTGCCTTGTCAGTCATCGTGCTCGGTGTCGCTTTGGCGTCCGGTAAGAAGTACCCGTTAGGCGTGACCCTTGTCGGTGTCGCGGCGATGGCATTGTTCCACGGGCATGTTCACGGGGCAGAGCTGCCCGCGATGGCAGCTCCTGGAACGTACGCTGTTGGGCTGCTTGTCGCTACTGCCCTGCTGCATCTACTGGGCGTTGCCGCGGGAATGTATCTGACCGGTAGCGTAAAACGAACTGCCGCGTTGCGATTTTCCGGCGCGGTCATTGCGATCGCCGGGGCAGCGTTTTTGTTTCAAGCCTAG